The following proteins come from a genomic window of Ictalurus furcatus strain D&B chromosome 26, Billie_1.0, whole genome shotgun sequence:
- the esf1 gene encoding ESF1 homolog isoform X2 → MSSKKEPGADERFARVKKDPRFWEMPDVEQKVRIDKRFQSMFHDERFKLKYTVDKRGRPVNHTSTEDLKRFYKLSDSEQSDAESDADAAQEEQKKKKKKKKKTKKAKAKEDELQDEKGEEPVSEKAVKKKALKSSECDKIRKAEPVKGVRVVEEDDDDDDDDDDEDDEEYSDTDKGVGFSADDDDDDDGEEDEDGDEDESESEDDSDSGPDLARGKGNIETSSEEEDEVEDILHHEEEEIEHDWGEMWKDAPRTEQVTCRLAVCNMNWDRLKAKDLLALFSSFKPKGGAVLSVTIYPSEFGKERLKAEQTQGPLELTSLPDDPDADTEDQRIYREKVRDYQFKRLRYYYAVVECDSPETAAKIYEECDGFEYESSCSTLDLRFIPDSMTFEDEAKDRATDVDLSTYKPKLFTSTATTTAKVELTWDETDHDRITTLSKNFNKDELLNMDFQAYLASSSEDEEDEVEAEELKPAERATEEDEKKGGKKGKKEEEQIAKYRQLLQSIQDKDRKEKDKDMEMEITWVPGLKESAEKLVKKKMEGKDNLTPWEEFLEKKKEKKKEKRKGKKEAEAQDETAISDDELPPDVDLDDPFFSEELGGATGTAQKVKKSKKSKKGEEQLTAEEEAELEKRKAEIALLMDDDDEKHRHFNYDQIVEQQNLSKKKKKKLLKNNTLLEEDNFKVDLQDPRFQAMFTSHLYNLDPSDPAYKKTRGTRSILEEKQRRREEQQRGQQEALQRQENPSRKTEEKESTDGAETRDPTAPVAPSKALDPSLSLLIKSVKNKTEQFHARKKQRTK, encoded by the exons ATGTCGTCGAAGAAAGAGCCGGGCGCTGACGAGCGCTTCGCCCGCGTCAAAAAAGACCCGCGCTTCTGGGAGATGCCGGACGTGGAGCAGAAAGTGCGCATCGACAAGCGCTTCCAGTCCATGTTCCACGACGAGCGCTTCAAGCTGAAGTACACGGTGGACAAACGCGGCCGTCCCGTCAACCACACGTCCACCGAGGACCTGAAACGCTTCTACAAACTGTCCGACTCGGAGCAGAGCGACGCCGAGTCTGACGCCGACGCCGCacaggaggagcagaagaagaagaagaagaagaagaagaagacaaagaaagcaAAAGCAAAGGAGGATGAGCTTCAGGatgaaaagggggaggagcctgTGTCTGAAaaagctgtaaagaaaaagGCGTTAAAATCCAGCGAGTGTGACAAGATCAGGAAAGCAGAGCCGGTTAAAGGAGTGCGAGTCGTCGaagaag atgatgatgatgatgatgatgatgatgatgaagatgatgaagaataTAGTGACACTGACAAAGGAGTAGGTTtctctgctgatgatgatgatgatgatgatggggaggaggatgaggatgggGATGAAGATGAGAGTGAGTCGGAGGACGACAGTGACAGCGGTCCTGATCTGGCCCGAGGGAAAGGCAACATCGAGACGAGCTctgaggaagaggatgaggtGGAGGACATCCTGCATCATGAGGAAGAGGAGATTGAACACGACTGGGGGGAGATGTGGAAGGACGCTCCACGCACTGAGCAG gtcactTGCAGGTTAGCAGTGTGTAACATGAACTGGGACCGGCTCAAAGCTAAAGACCTGCTGGCTCTGTTCAGCTCCTTCAAACCTAAAGGAGGAGCGGTGCTGTCCGTCACG atcTACCCCTCAGAGTTTGGTAAGGAGAGGCTGAAGGCGGAGCAGACTCAGGGCCCTCTGGAGCTCACCAGCCTCCCAGACGACCCAGACGCAGACACTGAGGATCagag GATCTATAGGGAGAAGGTGCGAGATTATCAATTTAAGCGTCTGCGTTACTACTATGCCGTGGTGGAGTGCGACTCGCCCGAAACGGCCGCCAAAATCTACGAGGAGTGCGACGGCTTCGAGTACGAGAGCAGCTGCTCGACGCTGGACCTGCG GTTCATCCCCGACAGCATGACGTTTGAAGACGAAGCGAAAGACAGAGCGACGGACGTGGATTTGTCCACCTACAAACCCAAACTGTTCACCTCCACCGCCACCACTACAGCTAAG GTGGAGTTGACGTGGGACGAGACGGATCACGATCGCATCACCACCCTCAGTAAGAATTTCAACAAGGACGAGCTGCTAAACATGGACTTCCAGGCCTACCTCGCGTCCTCcagtgaggatgaggaggacgAGGTCGAGGCAGAAG AGTTGAAGCCGGCGGAGCGAGCGACGGAGGAGGAcgagaagaaaggagggaagaagggcaagaaggaggaagagcagATCGCTAAATACCGCCAGCTCCTGCAGAGCATCCAGGATAAAGACAGGAAGGAGAAGGACAAGGACATGGAGATGGAGATCACGTGGGTGCCAG ggttAAAGGAGAGCGCTGAGAAActggtgaagaagaagatggagggaAAAGACAACCTGACTCCGTGGGAGGAGTTTCTggagaagaaaaaggagaagaagaaagagaagaggaaaggaaagaag GAAGCCGAGGCCCAGGACGAGACCGCTATCAGCGACGACGAACTTCCTCCTGACGTCGACCTCGACGACCCCTTCTTCTCTGAAGAGCTGGGAGGTGCTACCG GGACGGCCCAGAAAGTCAAGAAATCGAAGAAGAGCAAAAAAGGGGAGGAGCAACTAACGGCAGAGGAGGAGGCGGAGCTAGAGAAACGGAAG GCTGAAATAGCGCTCCTGATGGACGATGACGACGAGAAGCACCGGCATTTTAACTACGATCAGATCGTGGAGCAGCAGAACCTgagtaagaagaagaagaagaagctccTGAAGAACAACACGCTGCTGGAGGAGGACAACTTCAAG GTGGACTTGCAGGACCCGCGTTTCCAGGCCATGTTCACGTCCCACCTGTACAACCTGGACCCCTCAGACCCGGCCTACAAGAAGACCAGAGGTACTCGGAGCATCCTGGAGGAGAAGCAGAGACGGAGGGAGGAGCAGCAGCGCGGCCAGCAGGAGGCGCTCCAGAGACAGGAGAACCCCAGCAGGAAaacagaggagaaagagagcacGGACGGTGCGGAGACGAGAGATCCGACAGCACCGGTGGCCCCGAGTAAAGCCCTGGACCCGAGTCTGTCTCTGCTCATCAAGTCTGTGAAGAACAAGACCGAGCAATTTCACGCCCGCAAGAAACAGAGGACAAAATAG
- the esf1 gene encoding ESF1 homolog isoform X1 has translation MSSKKEPGADERFARVKKDPRFWEMPDVEQKVRIDKRFQSMFHDERFKLKYTVDKRGRPVNHTSTEDLKRFYKLSDSEQSDAESDADAAQEEQKKKKKKKKKTKKAKAKEDELQDEKGEEPVSEKAVKKKALKSSECDKIRKAEPVKGVRVVEEGDDDDDDDDDDEDDEEYSDTDKGVGFSADDDDDDDGEEDEDGDEDESESEDDSDSGPDLARGKGNIETSSEEEDEVEDILHHEEEEIEHDWGEMWKDAPRTEQVTCRLAVCNMNWDRLKAKDLLALFSSFKPKGGAVLSVTIYPSEFGKERLKAEQTQGPLELTSLPDDPDADTEDQRIYREKVRDYQFKRLRYYYAVVECDSPETAAKIYEECDGFEYESSCSTLDLRFIPDSMTFEDEAKDRATDVDLSTYKPKLFTSTATTTAKVELTWDETDHDRITTLSKNFNKDELLNMDFQAYLASSSEDEEDEVEAEELKPAERATEEDEKKGGKKGKKEEEQIAKYRQLLQSIQDKDRKEKDKDMEMEITWVPGLKESAEKLVKKKMEGKDNLTPWEEFLEKKKEKKKEKRKGKKEAEAQDETAISDDELPPDVDLDDPFFSEELGGATGTAQKVKKSKKSKKGEEQLTAEEEAELEKRKAEIALLMDDDDEKHRHFNYDQIVEQQNLSKKKKKKLLKNNTLLEEDNFKVDLQDPRFQAMFTSHLYNLDPSDPAYKKTRGTRSILEEKQRRREEQQRGQQEALQRQENPSRKTEEKESTDGAETRDPTAPVAPSKALDPSLSLLIKSVKNKTEQFHARKKQRTK, from the exons ATGTCGTCGAAGAAAGAGCCGGGCGCTGACGAGCGCTTCGCCCGCGTCAAAAAAGACCCGCGCTTCTGGGAGATGCCGGACGTGGAGCAGAAAGTGCGCATCGACAAGCGCTTCCAGTCCATGTTCCACGACGAGCGCTTCAAGCTGAAGTACACGGTGGACAAACGCGGCCGTCCCGTCAACCACACGTCCACCGAGGACCTGAAACGCTTCTACAAACTGTCCGACTCGGAGCAGAGCGACGCCGAGTCTGACGCCGACGCCGCacaggaggagcagaagaagaagaagaagaagaagaagaagacaaagaaagcaAAAGCAAAGGAGGATGAGCTTCAGGatgaaaagggggaggagcctgTGTCTGAAaaagctgtaaagaaaaagGCGTTAAAATCCAGCGAGTGTGACAAGATCAGGAAAGCAGAGCCGGTTAAAGGAGTGCGAGTCGTCGaagaag gagatgatgatgatgatgatgatgatgatgatgaagatgatgaagaataTAGTGACACTGACAAAGGAGTAGGTTtctctgctgatgatgatgatgatgatgatggggaggaggatgaggatgggGATGAAGATGAGAGTGAGTCGGAGGACGACAGTGACAGCGGTCCTGATCTGGCCCGAGGGAAAGGCAACATCGAGACGAGCTctgaggaagaggatgaggtGGAGGACATCCTGCATCATGAGGAAGAGGAGATTGAACACGACTGGGGGGAGATGTGGAAGGACGCTCCACGCACTGAGCAG gtcactTGCAGGTTAGCAGTGTGTAACATGAACTGGGACCGGCTCAAAGCTAAAGACCTGCTGGCTCTGTTCAGCTCCTTCAAACCTAAAGGAGGAGCGGTGCTGTCCGTCACG atcTACCCCTCAGAGTTTGGTAAGGAGAGGCTGAAGGCGGAGCAGACTCAGGGCCCTCTGGAGCTCACCAGCCTCCCAGACGACCCAGACGCAGACACTGAGGATCagag GATCTATAGGGAGAAGGTGCGAGATTATCAATTTAAGCGTCTGCGTTACTACTATGCCGTGGTGGAGTGCGACTCGCCCGAAACGGCCGCCAAAATCTACGAGGAGTGCGACGGCTTCGAGTACGAGAGCAGCTGCTCGACGCTGGACCTGCG GTTCATCCCCGACAGCATGACGTTTGAAGACGAAGCGAAAGACAGAGCGACGGACGTGGATTTGTCCACCTACAAACCCAAACTGTTCACCTCCACCGCCACCACTACAGCTAAG GTGGAGTTGACGTGGGACGAGACGGATCACGATCGCATCACCACCCTCAGTAAGAATTTCAACAAGGACGAGCTGCTAAACATGGACTTCCAGGCCTACCTCGCGTCCTCcagtgaggatgaggaggacgAGGTCGAGGCAGAAG AGTTGAAGCCGGCGGAGCGAGCGACGGAGGAGGAcgagaagaaaggagggaagaagggcaagaaggaggaagagcagATCGCTAAATACCGCCAGCTCCTGCAGAGCATCCAGGATAAAGACAGGAAGGAGAAGGACAAGGACATGGAGATGGAGATCACGTGGGTGCCAG ggttAAAGGAGAGCGCTGAGAAActggtgaagaagaagatggagggaAAAGACAACCTGACTCCGTGGGAGGAGTTTCTggagaagaaaaaggagaagaagaaagagaagaggaaaggaaagaag GAAGCCGAGGCCCAGGACGAGACCGCTATCAGCGACGACGAACTTCCTCCTGACGTCGACCTCGACGACCCCTTCTTCTCTGAAGAGCTGGGAGGTGCTACCG GGACGGCCCAGAAAGTCAAGAAATCGAAGAAGAGCAAAAAAGGGGAGGAGCAACTAACGGCAGAGGAGGAGGCGGAGCTAGAGAAACGGAAG GCTGAAATAGCGCTCCTGATGGACGATGACGACGAGAAGCACCGGCATTTTAACTACGATCAGATCGTGGAGCAGCAGAACCTgagtaagaagaagaagaagaagctccTGAAGAACAACACGCTGCTGGAGGAGGACAACTTCAAG GTGGACTTGCAGGACCCGCGTTTCCAGGCCATGTTCACGTCCCACCTGTACAACCTGGACCCCTCAGACCCGGCCTACAAGAAGACCAGAGGTACTCGGAGCATCCTGGAGGAGAAGCAGAGACGGAGGGAGGAGCAGCAGCGCGGCCAGCAGGAGGCGCTCCAGAGACAGGAGAACCCCAGCAGGAAaacagaggagaaagagagcacGGACGGTGCGGAGACGAGAGATCCGACAGCACCGGTGGCCCCGAGTAAAGCCCTGGACCCGAGTCTGTCTCTGCTCATCAAGTCTGTGAAGAACAAGACCGAGCAATTTCACGCCCGCAAGAAACAGAGGACAAAATAG
- the btbd3a gene encoding BTB/POZ domain-containing protein 3a yields MAADLYAAKKLPSVTATAVQQYQQQNISNNNTVQGCNWQGLYPTIRERNAVMFNNELMADVHFVVGPPGGTQRVPGHKYILAVGSSVFYAMFYGELAEDKDEIRIPDVEPHSFLAMLKYIYCDEIDLCADTVLATLYAAKKYMVPHLARACVAFLETSLSARNACVLLSQSCLFEEPELTRRCWQVIDAQAELALRSDAFCDIDLRTLESILRRETLNASETVVLEAALSWAEAECQRRELQPTVENKRLVLGEALYLIRVPAMSLDEFANGAAQCGLLTLAETNAVFLWHTAANKPELPFVSQPRKGLTPQRCHRFQSCAYRSNQWRYRGRCDSIQFAVDRRVFIAGFGLYGSSCGSTEYQAKIELKRQGATLGLAVVKYFSDGSSGTFPVFFEHPVQVEPDTFYTASVVLDGNELSYFGQEGMTEVQCGKVTFQFQCSSDSTNGTGVQGGQIPELIFYA; encoded by the exons ATGGCCGCCGACCTTTACGCTGCTAAGAAGTTGCCCTCGGTGACGGCTACGGCGGTGCAGCAGTACCAACAGCAGAACATCAGCAACAACAACACCGTTCAGGGCTGCAACTGGCAAGGCCTCTATCCCACCATCAgagagag AAACGCAGTCATGTTTAACAACGAGCTGATGGCAGACGTGCATTTTGTAGTCGGCCCTCCCGGGGGCACGCAAAGAGTGccggggcacaag tACATCCTGGCCGTCGGGAGCTCCGTGTTCTACGCCATGTTCTACGGGGAGCTGGCGGAGGATAAGGACGAGATCCGCATCCCAGACGTCGAGCCACATTCCTTCCTGGCCATGCTCAA ATACATCTACTGTGATGAGATCGACCTGTGTGCGGACACCGTTCTGGCCACGCTGTACGCCGCCAAGAAGTACATGGTTCCTCACCTGGCGCGTGCCTGCGTGGCGTTCCTGGAGACCAGCCTGAGCGCTCGTAACGCCTGCGTGCTGCTGTCGCAGAGCTGCCTGTTCGAGGAGCCGGAGCTGACGCGCCGCTGCTGGCAGGTGATCGACGCGCAGGCCGAGCTCGCGCTGCGTTCTGACGCCTTCTGCGACATCGACCTGCGCACTCTGGAGAGCATCCTCCGGCGTGAGACCCTCAACGCCAGTGAGACGGTCGTTCTGGAGGCGGCGCTCAGCTGGGCCGAGGCCGAGTGCCAGCGCCGCGAACTCCAACCCACTGTCGAAAACAAGAGGCTGGTGCTGGGCGAGGCTCTGTACCTCATCCGCGTCCCGGCGATGTCGCTGGACGAGTTCGCCAACGGCGCGGCGCAGTGCGGCCTGCTCACGCTCGCCGAGACCAACGCCGTCTTCCTGTGGCACACGGCGGCGAACAAACCCGAGCTGCCCTTCGTCAGCCAGCCGAGGAAAGGCCTGACTCCCCAGCGCTGCCACCGCTTCCAGTCGTGTGCCTACCGTAGCAACCAGTGGCGTTACCGCGGACGCTGTGACAGCATTCAGTTCGCCGTGGACAGGCGCGTGTTCATCGCCGGCTTCGGCCTCTACGGCTCCAGCTGCGGCTCGACCGAGTACCAGGCCAAGATCGAGCTCAAGCGGCAGGGCGCCACGCTGGGCCTCGCCGTCGTCAAGTACTTCTCGGACGGCTCCAGCGGCACGTTCCCGGTGTTCTTCGAACACCCGGTGCAGGTCGAGCCCGACACGTTCTACACGGCCAGCGTGGTGCTGGACGGCAACGAGCTCAGCTACTTCGGCCAAGAAGGGATGACCGAGGTGCAGTGCGGGAAGGTCACCTTCCAGTTCCAGTGCTCCTCGGACAGTACCAACGGCACCGGAGTGCAGGGGGGACAGATACCCGAGCTCATATTTTATGCCTGA